In a genomic window of Nitrospirota bacterium:
- a CDS encoding cupin domain-containing protein: MSEKERTPTTCDWKIVSRVSRKKKTYSGNKSKFYKHNGNFTWQGIKTERYKLTSKDWSDIIRQTLIGKHGETPRFHVRYFEIAPRGYSSFEVHKHEHVVICIRGKGKVLVGKKIYDIKFLDTLYIAPNMPHQLRNPSDEPFGFFCIVNAKRDKPKILNY, encoded by the coding sequence AAAAGGAAAGAACTCCAACAACATGTGATTGGAAAATAGTGTCCAGGGTCAGCAGAAAAAAGAAGACATATTCAGGAAATAAAAGCAAGTTCTACAAACACAATGGTAACTTTACATGGCAAGGGATAAAGACTGAAAGATATAAATTAACAAGCAAAGATTGGTCTGATATTATAAGACAGACGTTGATCGGTAAGCATGGAGAAACGCCAAGATTTCATGTCAGGTATTTCGAGATTGCACCTCGTGGGTATAGCAGTTTTGAAGTACACAAACACGAGCATGTTGTAATATGTATAAGAGGTAAGGGAAAAGTCTTGGTTGGGAAGAAAATTTATGATATAAAATTTCTTGATACACTTTATATAGCGCCGAATATGCCTCACCAATTAAGGAATCCATCCGATGAACCGTTTGGATTTTTTTGTATAGTCAATGCTAAAAGGGATAAGCCAAAAATCCTTAACTATTGA